The Triticum aestivum cultivar Chinese Spring chromosome 6D, IWGSC CS RefSeq v2.1, whole genome shotgun sequence genomic sequence TCCATAATCCTTTTGAAAGGGATCTTAGCTGGGTCCCTACAAGCAATTTTGACCCTCACTTTCTCATAGAAGCTATTCATCAGACCATTCCAATCTACATCCACAAGGATTCCAAAGCAGGAAGCAATTTGAGATAAGACTTTCCATGTGCACCATTTGGATGACAGACCCTCAACAACTACCCATGCTTCAGTAAGTTCGCTGAATGGGTCAACTGAACCGGTCCACTTTTCCACAGACACAGACACTCCATCGATGGGCAGATCAAAGGCAGGGAATTCAATCAGTTCTTCGACATCTTTCCAGGGTGGGAATCTGACCAGGAACTTCTTCTCTGACAGTGGCCTGATCTGCCACGTCCATTGTTTGTTTTTGCAAAATATACCAGAGAGATTCTTAACTAGATCTGACTTGTTGATTTCGCCTTTCATGATCCAAACTTCTCCGCAGTTCCTGAAGTCCAGCCAACTTGCTTCTTTACCCACAGGAGTGTCGATGTGATAGAACCCCAGTCCCAGAGCAGAACTCCCAAAGAAAGTGGCAACTcgatgaggttgcgcccaggctgTGCAATTATTGACATTGTGACCCTCCAATCCATAGATGAAGCAAGCTTTCTTCTGGATGCAATTACCAACGTAGTGGCCAGGGCCTCCACAGGTAAAGCAAACCATATCCTTGTAACGCTCGTCGAAGACTTGCACCGGTGGGGTAGGAGGGATCGGTGGCGGTGGCACAGCGATGGCAGTTTGTGTAGGAGGGGCAGCACCTTTACTAGGCGCAGCAGCAGGACGCGCACCCCCCGTGGCTTGGTGACGCCCCGGGATCTTCGGCAGAGCCGGGCCGCGTTGCTTCAGCCCCCCGGGCGGCATATTCTTGTCCGCCATGATAGTCTATGCAAAGGACTTGGATCCCGCCCCAATCCCCTCCCTGATGATCTTGAGCAGCGTCAGAGGAGGATCAAACGGGCGGAGATGCTTGACTGGGAATAAATCAGAGGGAGAAAAACATCCCGAACGAGCTAGATCTTTCCTGAGCCATCCTAAAGTGGCGGTGGTTTTGCTAGGTGGAAGGGGGTGAGGCTGGCGACGGCGGGGGGAGGGAATGGACCAGAGCTGTCCAAAAACCCTAGAAATACTTTCATCTGCGTTGTCTTGAGGAGGAAGCGTATTAGCCAAAGGCGTTTTCACTTTCTCGCATCGGATTGGTGGGAGAGATGTGGCAACGGGCCCCGCATTATCCCGCCCAAATGTATCCTCTCGCAACTCAGGGGAAAAATCCCCAAACTCCGGCAATTTGGACCTCACCGCCAATGGTGATTTTTGATTCTCTGAGCACAAGCTCCGCTCAACCTCTACTGGTTCTAACAATATCATCGATTGTGAAAACAGCTGACTAACCTGTCCCTTTGGGATACAAATACCTTTGTTAGCTCTCGAATGGTCTCCTGGCGGAACCTCGCCGCGGTCTCCAAACCACGGCGGCTCCAGCGCGCTACGACGAGGCAGTAGATCCACCCCACCTGTAACGATCCTCAGGCGCTCGGTGGAATCACGCCGAGGATGCACTCCCATCGGGGGGCTCGCCGCGGCTCTGTTGACTTTGCTTCCGCCCTCGCCCAAACCACGAATTCGGCCGGCGGGGAAGACGGAAACGGGGGCATCCTTGCCCTCTCCTCCAGCGTGGCCTCCTCGAAGATTCTCCGTGCTAGCCTCCTTTGCTCCACATCCGCCCTTCTTCGTTGGATCtcggggaccctcatggccgcagATCTCATCTCCGGTGTGGTCGCCTCCGCAACCGCCCGATCCGCCATTTTCCACTCCTGCACGCACCGGATCCACTCGAAGGTAGAGTCTCGGATCCTGGTCGCGCGCTCCGCCCACCCCACGGCTCTGGATGCCATGAGCACCGCCTGTGGGATCGGAGAAATCAACCGCAGGATCTCTGGGATTTCCTCGCGAATGGCCGGCGCATGCTGCTGAGGTGGGGGAGGCGTGGGTGCTGCTAGCGCGAGCACCCCTCGCCGGCGTGGAGGCATGTCGCTGGGGCAGATCTGTGGTGGTGGCGGCTATGGCGAGAGGGAGGTGCGGCgtcgcgagagggagagggagagggagagggagaggcatcCGTCACCCCTATCTATATTTGTTTCTAATGTAAAAGACCAGTATGCTACTGCTTTCCAAACATAGTGTGGCTGCTTTCTAGCATGTGTTATGTTCATTTTCTCTGCATATGTCAATTTGACCATCATCAGAGTATACAGAGCTAGGTACACCTTTTTTTAGGGGTAGCTAGGTACACCTTATCCTGCGCATCATGGTGATCAGGATAAGGATGAAGAAGGCTACTTAGGTCTGCTTGTGGTTTCTTCATTCAGATTCTGTTGCTACATATTTTTGATACATGAGTTTGCATCTATCATATACTGTACATTCTTTACTCTAGCGTTTCAGTCACCAGCCTAGGCCAGTtgtgttatactccctccgttccataatggaatgcacatagattttttgaaaagttaAACTTTGTAAACtctgaccaagtttatagagaaaactatttatacTTATAATACCAAATATATAgaatatgaaactacatcttatgatgaatTTGATGATATATGTTGGCATTATAGATGTAAATGTATTTCTCtacaaactttgtcaaagtttatgaGATTTGACTTCTCAagaaatctatatgcactacattatagaatggagggagtagaaacttCAAAACATGCCGATGTGGGAAAAAACGATCCGCCTTATTGCTCGCCAACCTTGAGTTAACCTGCATATGACCTCTTTTTGTCCAGAACGCAacacttcttttttcttctttgagAGAATGAACTACTCCTACGTTTTTAATACAACTTTTCATTGGTAAACGTCAGTTTTTATTTCCATTTTCTTCTTTCATGTACCACACTGTTTCTAACAAGAGGAGTGCTACAGTTCGATGACCTGATCTAAGAACCCCAAAGAGAAAAGGCTGGGGGAGAATAAGAGCAACTTTAGGGCAAAATACACTTCGAAACATGGGTGTAGATGAACCTGATACGGTCCGAATAAATTAGAAAATGAGGAAAAAGACAAAAATTCTAAAGTTCTTTTGGACCAAACTTGACCTACTGGTGTGCTCGTATAAAATGTTCTGTGAATGAAAAAATTCCGCCAACTTCAGGGCTAAAAAACAATTTTCCAAAAAGAGTgaatagtactcccttcgttccaaaataaatgtcctgtaactaaaaccacaacacttattttagacggagggagtaactcctATATAGTGTTGACTCTGTTTTCTCATCCGAGAGTCAGTTATTTGAACTTAAGGATATGCTACAGGTTTATGCCACTTCCACGAGCCAGTTGGTTAGCTATCATAAGTCTTGCATGATCCCCGTTAATGTTACTGTTGGTGAGGCATTGAGGCTTACAAGTGTTTCGAGAGTCAGCTTGGGTCTTTGGCATTCACTTATTGGGTTTACCTATCGGAACCACTAGGACATCAATCCAAGATCTTATGCATCTTTCCTAGAATGGAGAGAAGACTTTCTACCATTTCTTCATTTATCACATGGTGTGAGGCTACAGTTATTGAATCCACTTTATCTTCTATGCCCATTTACTATCTTTGTTGCCATTTCGATTTTTTTACTATCTTTGttgtctacatatttctcatggAATTATGAAACAATTGGAAAGAGTTCAAAGGCAATGCTTATGGTGTGGTAGTTCAGAGACTCCAAGGAAATCTTTGGCAGCATGGAATAAAGTTTGTCGACCTAAGGATAAGGGTGGACTTGGGAGACATTCGAAATGAGGCAATACTTATGAAGCATATGCATAATAAGTGTGATATTCCCTGGGTAATTTGGGATCATGTTATGATGGCATGGTTTCTCCTTAACCTACCTTGTGTGGGCCCCTTTGGTGGCGACATATTTTTAAATTAAACTAGGTGATTGGCCGTGCATTGTAACAGGACACACATATATCGAAGTTCGATACCAATCATGTCTCAACTATACCTTTAGGATCCTCACTCACATCCCACCCTTTCTCTCCCTTAACAATACTACTTTCTATCAAAAAGGGCTAAGCCGTACCAATCATTTTTTATGAGTTGCCATACTGGACAACACAAAAAATTAAATGAAACTTTACTTAACTCTTAAAGTAGAGACGACGGTAAAGATAGAGATAGGAAGGGAATGATGACCGACTGTGATTTATTCATTCCCATGAATTTTATTGTATTAGCAAATAATTACCAATCATGATTGATTCCTTCCCCTgaatctattgtcttatcaaataTTTATTGCCAAAGAAGAGATTGATTATTGTCTATGAATTTATTGTGTTATCAAATATTGGTCTGATTGATTGACCAGATAAAAATCATTACGAAAGAAAATCTAGAGGGATGGAAAACCGATGGAAGGGTGGAGTAACATATAGAGGGAGAGCGGACGGAAGATGTGCGGAAGAAAATTGACGTAGCATAGGACCTTACATCTTCTTTAGTAGTAAGATAAGAGATGAGGAGTATCGGAGATTAGCAGTGGCCACAATTATGGTTGGTGATTTTGTGTTGTTTTAGTCTGGTCACACATTGTGTACTTCTCAGCATTTTAGGTCATGTTTTCCCCATCTCCACTCCTCTGTGTTGGACGAAATGGTCTTTGTTTGAGAGGTACTTCCAATAAAAAGACCACACATCAATCACTACAAAAATTGTGATTGTTTGTGACAAAAATCCTCGTGGTGGAAGAAAAATCGTCTCCCAAGATCATTTTCTATGATGGAAACTGTCGTTAGCTTATTTCCTCTTGGGAAGCCCCCCCTCCCGAGACATTTGTGACGGTCCTTAGATTAATAGCTGACACACGTAATTTACTATAAAACCAAGATACGTCACATATCATATTACTACATCGCAAATCCAGTCTCTTTTACATTACATACCTGCTTAGCTCAAGGCTAACTCATAATATCATGTAGCGGATATACAATTTTATCTTGTGGCAGTATAGCACCGTATCCCTCCTCTGTATCTCTCATTTTATACGGGAATCATGTAACATGATATGTTACAGCCACATGGGTCAATACATAGAATGGATTGACAAGTTCCATCGGGAAAGTATAACAGATGAAATCATGCTTTTGGGGTAAGTGGGGGTTGGTTCATTTGCCAAAGCAATAGTAGTTTTATCCCGTCTTTTATATATAAGTGGTCTGCTGTATACATAGGACATACTCATCCCACATCAATTACATATAAGTGGCCTGCTCTATACATAGGACATATTCATCCCACAGCAATCAACAACATCACTTGGGCCAAGTGCATCGCAGAGCAACCCTAGACCATCCCCACCGGTTAATCGATTGCATTCCACCATCAGTGTCGTCAAGTAGTGGCGTGTTCCCTTTGTTCAACCCAACAAATTTTAATTTAGAATAGATGAGGAGATCAAGTTGACAGTCCCTCGCCAAGTTTCCCAATTTGTGGATAACCAAGGATGCGACAAATCATGATTAGTTTTTAACACTCTGTAGAGATACATGTACTTTACCCGTGAGACCtagtcactgttggggaacatagtaatttttaaaaaaattcctacgcacacgcaagatcatggtgatgcatagcaacgagaggggagagtgtcgtctatgtaccctcgtagaccgtaagcggaagcgttataacaacgtggttgatgtagtcgtacgtcttcacgatcgattgATCcttagcaccgaacatacggcacctccgcgttcagcacacgttcagctcggtgacgtcccgcgaactcacgatccagtagagcttccgggaagagcttcctcagcacgacggcgtggtgacggtgttgatgaagctaccgacgcagggcttcgcctaagcaccgctacgatatgaccgaggtggattatggtggaggggggcaccgcacatggctaaaagatcaatgatcaattgttgtgtctgcaaggggtgcctccctccccgtatataaaggagtggtggAGGGGGAGGGCCTGGCCCCCTATGGcgtgccccatgaggagtcctactcccaccgggagtaggactccccccttccaagtaggagtaggagaggagagggaagggagagaggaagagaaggaaaggcgggcgccgccccccctccttgtccaattcggactagagggggagggggtgcgcggctgccctggccgtccctcctcttctcccactagggcccaataggcccaataaactccccggggggttccggtaaccccccggtactccggtatatgtccgacacctcccgaaacacttccggtgtccgaacatagtcatccaatacatcgatctttacgtctcgaacatttcgagactccttgccatgtccgtgatcatatctgggactccgaactaccttcggtacatcaaaacacaaaaactcataataccgatcgtcacagaacttcaagcttgcggaccctatgggttcgagaactatgtagacatgaccgagacatgtctccggtcaataaccaatagtggaacctggatgctcatattggttcctacatattctacgaagatatttattggtcaaaccgcataacaacatacgttgttccctttgtcatcggtatgttacttgcccgagattcgatcgtcggtatctcaatacctagctcaatctcattaccggcaagtctctttactcgttccataatgcatcatcccgcaactaactcattagtcacatttcttgccaggcttattgtgatgtgcattaccgagagggcccagagatacctctccgacaatcggagtgacaaatcctaatctcgatctatgccaactcaacaaacaccatcggagacacctgtagagcacctttataatcacccagttacgttgtgatgtttggtagcacacaaaatgttcttccggtattcgggagttgcataatctcatagtcacaggaacatgtataagtcatggagaaagcaatagcagtaaactaaacgatcaagtgctaagctaatggaatgggtcaagtcaatcacatcattttactaatgatgtgatcccgttaatcaaatgacaactcatgtccatggctaggaaacttaaccatatttgattaacgagctagtcaagtagaggcatactagcactatgtttgtctatgtattcacacatgtattatgtttccggttaatacaattctagcatgaataataaacatttatcatgatatgaggaaataaataataactttattattgcctctagggcatatttccttcagtctcccacttgaactagagtcaataatctagattacacagtgatacgtctccaatgtatctataatttttgattgctccatgctatattatcttctgtttggacattattgggctttattattcacttttatattatttttgggactaacctattaaccggaggcccagcccagaattgctctttttttgcctatttcagagtttcgcagaaaaagaatatcaaacggagtccaaacggaatgaaaccttcgggaacgtcatttttggaacgaacatgatccagaggacttggaccctacgtcaagaaatcaagcaggaagccacgaggtagggggcgcgcctaccccctgggcgcgccttccaccctcgtgggccccacgttgctccaccgacgtactccttcctcctatatatacctacgtacccccaaacgaacagatacggagccaaaaacctaattccagcgccgcaaccttctgtacccacgagatcccatcttggggcctgtttcggagctcctccggagggggcatcaatcatggagggcttctacatcaacaccatagcctctccgatgaagtgtgagtagtttacctcagaccttcgggtccatagttattagctagatggcttcctctatctttttggatctcaatacaatgttctccccctctcttgtggagatctattcgatgtaatcttcttttgtggtgtgtttgttgagaccgatgaattgtgggtttatgatcgagtttatctatgaacaatatttgaatcttctgaattcttttatgtatgattggttatctttgcaagtctcttcgaattatcagtttgggttggcctactagattgatctttcttgcaatgggagaagtgcttagcattgggttcaatcttgcggtgtcctttcccagtgacagtaggggcagcaaggcacgtatagtattgttgccatcgaggataacaagatggggtttttatcatattgcatgaatttatccctctacatcatgtcatcttgcttaaagcgttactctgttcttatgaacttaatactctagatgcatgctggatagcggtcgatgtgtggagtaatagtagtagatgcaggcaggagtcggtctacttgtctcggacgtgatgcctatatacatgatcatgcctagatattctcataactatgctcaattctgtcaatttctcaacagtaatttgttcacccaccgtaaaataattatgctcttgagagaagccactagtgaaacctatggcccccgggtctattttccatcatattaatctttcaacacttagttatttccgttgcttttattttactttgcatctttatcacaaaaataccaaaaatattatcctatcatatctatcagatctcactctcgtaagtgaccgtgtagggattgacaaccccttatcgcgttggttgcgaggatttatttgtttgtgtaggtgcgagggacttgcgtgtagcctcatactggattgataccttggttctcaaaaactaagggaaatacttacgctactttgctgcatcaccctttcctcttcaagggaaaaccaacgcagtgctcaagaggtagcaagaagtatttctagcgccgttgccggggacgtctacgcaaaagtcaacataccaagtacccatcacaaacccttatctcccggattacattatttgccatttgcctctcgttttcctctcccccacttcacccttgccgttttattcgccctctctttttcgttcgcctctttttcgcttgcttcttgtttgctcatgtgttggattgcttgtttgtcacgatggctcaagataataccaaattatgtgactttaccaatgccaacaataatgatttctttagcactccgattgctcctcttaccgatactgaatcttgtgaaatcaatgctgctttgttgaatcttgttatgaaagatcaattcgccggccttcctagtgaagatgccgctactcatctaaatagctttgttgatttgtgtgatatgcaaaagaagaaagatgtagacgatgatattgttaaattgaagatatttcctttttcgcttagagatcgtgctaaagcttggttttcgtctttgcctaaaaatagtattgattcttggaataagtgcaaagatgcttttatctctaaatattttcctcccgctaagatcatgtctcttagaaacgatattatgaattttaagcaacttgatcatgaacatgttgcacaagcttgggagaggatgaaattaatgatacgtaattgccatacacatggtttgaatttgtggatgattatacaaaaattttatgccggattgaattttgcttctagaaatcttttagattcggccgcgggaggcacttttatggaaatcactttaggagaagctactaaactcctagataatattatggttaattattctcaatggcacactgaaagatatactaataaaaaagtgcatgcggtagaagaaattaatgttttgagtggaaagatggatgaacttatgaaattatttgctactaagaatgtttcttctgatcctaatgatatgactttgtctactttgattgagaataataatgaatctatggatgtgaattttgttggaggaataattttggtaacaactcgtatagagggaattttaatcctaggccttatcctagtaattcctctaataattatggtaattcctacaacaattcttatggaaactttaataagatgccctctaaatttgagaCTTTGTTAAAtattatgaattcgcaaaagaatttcaatgccttgcttgaagaaaaattgcttaaagttgatgaattggctaggatcgttgatagaatttctcttgatgttgattctttgaaacttatatctattccacctaagcatgatatcaatgagtctctaaaagccatgagaatttccattgatgagtgcaaagaaagaaccgctaggatgcgtgctaagaaagattgctttataaaagcgtgttcttctaatttttatgaaaacaaagatgaagatctaaaagttattgatgtgtcccctattaaatctttgttttgcaatatgaatcttgataatgatgggactgaatatgatccacctttacctagatggcgttccaaaaattcggagtttttagatcttgatgctaaaattgataaaagtgggattgaagagatcaaaacattagatattaataaacccactattttggatttcaaggaatttcattatgataattgctctttgatagattgtatttccttgttgcaatccgtgctaaattctcctcatgcttatagtcaaaataaagcttttaccaaacatatcgttgatgctttgatgcaatcttatgaagaaaaacttgagttggaagtctctatccctagaaaactttatgatgagtgggaacctactattaaaattaagattaaagatcatgaatgctatgctttgtgtgatttgggtgctagtgtttccacgattccaaaaactttgtgtgatttgctaggtttccgtgattttgatgattgatctttaaacttgcaccttgcggattccaccattaagaaacctatgggaagaattaatgatgttcttattgttgcaaataggaactatgtgcccgtagattttatcgttcttgacattgattgcaatccttcatgtcctattattcttggtagacctttccttagaacgattggtgcaatcattgatatgaaggaagggaatattagattccaatttccattaaagaaaggcatggaacacttccctaggaagaaaataaaattaccatatgaatctattatgagagccacttatggattgcctactaaagatggcaatacctagatctatccttgcctttatgcctagctaggggcgttaaacgatagcgcttgttgggaggcaacccaattttatttttagtttttttagtttttgcttctgtttaggaataaatacttgttctagcctctggttagatgtgtttttatgttttaattagtgtttgtgccaagttaaacctatagcatcttcttggatgatagttatttgatcttgcagaaaattccagaaactttctgttcacgcaaataattgttaaaaatcaccagaacgtgataaaatattgattccaattgctgctcatcaataaaaaaaatttctaggtcttcctattttggctgattttttggagttccataagtttgcgttagttacatattactatagactgttctgcttttgacagattctgtttttcgtgtgttgtttgcttattttgatgaatctatagctagtaaaatagtttataaaccatagagaagttggaatacagtaggtttaacagcaatataaataaagaatgagttcattacagtaccttgaagtggacttttgttttctttcgctaacggagctcacgagattttctgctgagttttgtgttgtgaagttttcaagttttgggtgaaagatttgatggattatggaacaatgggtggcaagagcctaagcttggggatgcccatggcaccccctagataatctaaggacaccaaaaagccaaagcttggggattccccggaaggcatcccctctttcgtctacttccatcggtaactttacttggagctatatttttattcaccacatgatatgtgttttgcttggagcgtcttgtatgatttgattctttgctttttagtttaccacaatcatccttgctgtacacaccatttgagagagacacacatgattcagagattattagaatactctatgtgcttcacttatatcttttgagttgtatagtttttgctctagtacttcacttttatcttttagagcacggtggtggatttgttttatagaaaatattgatctctcatgcttcacttagattattttgagagtcttaaatagcatggtaatttgcttaaataatcctaatatgctaggtattcaagaatagtaaaaactttcttatgagtgtgttgaatactaagagaagtttgatgcttgatgattgttttgagacatggaggtagtgatatcaaagttgtgctagttgagtagttgtgaatttgagaaatacttgtgttgaagtttgcaggtcccgtagcatgcacatatggtaaatgatatgtaacaaatttgaaacatgaggtgttctttgattgtcctccttatgagtggcggtcggggacgagcgatggtcttttcctaccaatctatccccctaggagcatgcgcgtagtgcttggtttttgatgacttgtagatttttgcaataagtatgtgagttctttatgactaatgttgagtccatggattatacgcactctcatcattctatcattgctagcctcttcggtaccgtgcattgccctttctcacattgagagttggtgcaaacttcgccggtgcatccaaaccccgtgatatgatacgctctttcacacataaacctccttatatcttcctcaaaacaaccaccatacctatctattatggcatttccatagccattccgagatatattgccatgcaactttccaccattccgtttatcatgacacg encodes the following:
- the LOC123145382 gene encoding uncharacterized protein isoform X2, yielding MPLPLPLPLPLATPHLPLAIAATTTDLPQRHASTPARGARASSTHASPTSAACAGHSRGNPRDPAVDFSDPTGGAHGIQSRGVGGARDQDPRLYLRVDPVRAGVENGGSGGCGGDHTGDEICGHEGPRDPTKKGGCGAKEASTENLRGGHAGGEGKDAPVSVFPAGRIRGLGEGGSKVNRAAASPPMGVHPRRDSTERLRIVTGGVDLLPRRSALEPPWFGDRGEVPPGDHSRANKGICIPKGQGVPWTSTRAILARISSSLHQWKILCVGDQSVLLRRCIQLLDRRRGELLRIAWALG
- the LOC123145382 gene encoding uncharacterized protein isoform X1 is translated as MPLPLPLPLPLATPHLPLAIAATTTDLPQRHASTPARGARASSTHASPTSAACAGHSRGNPRDPAVDFSDPTGGAHGIQSRGVGGARDQDPRLYLRVDPVRAGVENGGSGGCGGDHTGDEICGHEGPRDPTKKGGCGAKEASTENLRGGHAGGEGKDAPVSVFPAGRIRGLGEGGSKVNRAAASPPMGVHPRRDSTERLRIVTGGVDLLPRRSALEPPWFGDRGEVPPGDHSRANKGRAVDKHPCNLGKDQLIATSMEDSLCGRPIGAAEKMHSTPGSAKRRAAQDCVGIGLRACVKRTRDEALKAHSE